A region from the Coffea eugenioides isolate CCC68of chromosome 9, Ceug_1.0, whole genome shotgun sequence genome encodes:
- the LOC113782529 gene encoding protein SRG1-like — protein sequence MKESLQEYSIELKSLALKILNLIAKALGMKHEEIEVLLEEGLQSMRLTYYPPCPQPELVIGLCHHFDPVSLTILLQINDVQGLQIKENEAWVPVLPLPNAFIVNVGDILEVRIRKNIRLYCELPH from the exons ATGAA GGAAAGTCTTCAAGAGTACTCTATAGAGCTCAAAAGTCTTGCCTTGAAGATTCTCAACCTAATAGCAAAAGCATTAGGAATGAagcatgaagaaattgaagtgctTTTAGAAGAAGGGTTGCAATCCATGAGGCTCACTTACTATCCTCCATGTCCTCAACCTGAGCTGGTCATAGGCCTCTGCCATCACTTTGATCCTGTTAGCCTCACCATTTTACTTCAAATCAACGATGTACAAGGTCTCCAAATCAAGGAAAATGAAGCTTGGGTTCCTGTTCTTCCACTTCCTAATGCTTTTATAGTCAACGTTGGTGATATCCTAGAGGTAAGGATTCGCAAAAATATAAGGCTTTATTGTGAATTGCCCCATTGA